The Streptococcus toyakuensis genome has a window encoding:
- a CDS encoding N-acetylmuramoyl-L-alanine amidase, whose translation MKSHKRLTLLALAFLGLTNQIVLADDTSHSATNPMTSSTSSSTNTSTSHSTNSSTNTSASSSQASTETSSSTASSSEQESKPSLSRETKPNQPIQTGWVKEGNKWTFYSQTGVKFTDTLYDGYLFDSHGYLLENTWYQMGNNWYYINGSGKYLSNQWSQINGKWYAFDGYGRMLANVWKGDYYLKSSGAMADKEWVYDQSYSSWFYLKSGGRYAQKQWIGSYYLKSGGYMAHKEWIYDPDYQAWYYLKDDGVYVTGTYAVDGKNQLFQGNGKWVRELAQGFQKGHYSKTIFLDPGHGGKDRGAYYYGIAEKELNLQVYRKLRKRLEGLGYTVLTSRDSDIDVDFITERSRMVNKTNADFFISLHFNAKGNDTTVNLGIQTYSYKDEPGFPSKINKDWHNNPERISESNRLAADIHTSLLAETGARDAGLLQATFAVLRETAKPAVLLEMGYMDNPEENQKIRSSDYQDKLVEGIVKGIQKYYAGN comes from the coding sequence ATGAAATCACACAAAAGACTGACACTTTTAGCTTTGGCTTTTCTTGGACTAACAAACCAAATCGTTTTGGCTGATGATACTAGTCATTCCGCTACTAACCCTATGACTAGTTCAACTAGTAGCTCAACAAATACTTCCACTAGTCATTCTACTAACAGTTCTACAAATACTTCTGCTAGTAGTTCTCAAGCTAGTACAGAAACTTCGTCGAGCACAGCTAGTTCAAGTGAGCAAGAAAGCAAACCTTCTCTTTCTAGGGAAACCAAACCTAATCAACCTATACAAACTGGCTGGGTAAAAGAGGGGAACAAGTGGACTTTTTATAGTCAAACTGGTGTCAAATTTACAGATACCCTCTATGATGGTTATCTCTTTGATAGTCATGGCTACTTGCTTGAAAACACTTGGTACCAAATGGGCAATAATTGGTACTATATCAATGGTTCAGGTAAATATTTATCCAACCAATGGAGCCAAATCAATGGCAAGTGGTATGCTTTTGATGGCTACGGTAGAATGTTGGCCAATGTTTGGAAAGGCGATTACTACCTCAAATCCAGCGGTGCCATGGCAGATAAGGAATGGGTCTACGACCAAAGCTACTCTAGTTGGTTTTACCTAAAATCTGGCGGACGCTATGCCCAAAAACAATGGATTGGTTCCTACTACCTCAAATCTGGTGGCTACATGGCCCATAAGGAATGGATTTACGACCCAGACTATCAAGCTTGGTACTATCTTAAGGATGATGGTGTGTATGTTACAGGAACCTATGCTGTGGATGGTAAAAACCAGCTCTTCCAAGGGAATGGAAAATGGGTTCGTGAATTAGCACAAGGTTTTCAAAAAGGACATTACTCTAAAACTATCTTTCTTGATCCAGGTCACGGTGGTAAGGATCGCGGGGCTTATTACTATGGCATAGCTGAAAAAGAATTGAACCTACAAGTTTATCGTAAGCTACGTAAACGACTAGAAGGACTCGGCTATACCGTTCTCACCTCTCGAGATAGTGATATAGACGTTGATTTTATTACCGAGCGTTCTCGTATGGTCAACAAGACCAATGCTGACTTTTTCATCAGCCTTCATTTCAATGCAAAAGGGAATGATACAACCGTTAACCTAGGTATCCAGACCTATTCTTACAAAGATGAACCTGGCTTCCCTAGCAAGATTAACAAGGATTGGCACAACAATCCTGAAAGGATAAGTGAAAGTAATCGTCTCGCAGCTGATATCCATACTTCACTGCTAGCTGAAACTGGAGCTAGGGATGCTGGGCTCTTGCAAGCAACCTTTGCTGTTCTCCGTGAAACAGCTAAACCAGCTGTTTTGCTAGAGATGGGATATATGGATAATCCAGAAGAAAACCAAAAAATCCGCAGCAGTGACTACCAAGATAAACTAGTTGAAGGGATTGTCAAGGGAATCCAAAAATATTATGCTGGTAATTAA